Proteins encoded together in one Patescibacteria group bacterium window:
- a CDS encoding peptidoglycan DD-metalloendopeptidase family protein, which produces MAKETPGENLQNMPLLQAALNSDPSPAKGGGDITIINGSALFSDTGPYGSMADIEDAKPESGEISLYVVRDGDSLSQIAKMFNVSISTIIWANDIKKGDLIKPGQTLLILPISGVKYIVKEGDTVKGIATKFKGDADEIIQFNGLADSEKLVVGSEVIIPNGEDSSYVPASSVKTVVVRGSGGPSYSGYYLRPVENAVRSQGLHGYNGVDLAAPTGTPILASAAGDVIVSRSAGWNGGYGKYIVIKHSNGTQTLYSHLSEVIVSTGWHVVQGQIIGYVGSTGKSTGPHLHFEIRGAKNPF; this is translated from the coding sequence ATGGCGAAAGAGACACCTGGTGAAAATCTTCAAAATATGCCACTTCTCCAGGCGGCTTTAAATTCTGATCCTTCTCCGGCTAAAGGTGGCGGTGATATTACTATAATAAACGGAAGCGCGCTGTTCTCTGATACCGGTCCTTATGGAAGTATGGCTGATATAGAAGACGCTAAGCCGGAAAGCGGAGAGATCAGCCTTTATGTTGTAAGGGATGGTGATAGCTTGTCTCAGATTGCTAAAATGTTCAATGTAAGTATCAGTACTATTATATGGGCAAATGATATAAAAAAAGGCGACCTCATCAAACCAGGTCAAACACTTCTTATTTTGCCTATTTCAGGGGTTAAATATATTGTAAAAGAAGGAGATACTGTTAAAGGGATTGCTACTAAGTTTAAAGGAGATGCGGATGAAATAATTCAGTTTAACGGTTTAGCCGATAGTGAGAAGCTTGTAGTTGGAAGTGAAGTTATAATTCCAAATGGAGAAGATTCATCTTATGTGCCGGCTTCTTCAGTAAAGACTGTCGTAGTAAGAGGTTCCGGAGGCCCTTCTTATTCAGGCTATTATCTTCGTCCTGTTGAAAATGCGGTAAGGTCCCAAGGCCTTCATGGTTATAATGGTGTTGACTTGGCTGCGCCAACAGGAACGCCAATTTTGGCATCGGCGGCAGGAGATGTGATTGTGAGCCGTTCAGCCGGTTGGAATGGAGGTTATGGCAAGTATATAGTTATAAAGCACTCTAATGGCACTCAGACTTTATATTCTCACTTAAGCGAAGTTATAGTATCTACCGGTTGGCATGTGGTGCAAGGTCAGATAATAGGTTATGTTGGCTCTACCGGTAAATCCACAGGCCCGCATCTTCACTTTGAGATTCGAGGCGCCAAAAATCCTTTTTAA